One Helianthus annuus cultivar XRQ/B chromosome 12, HanXRQr2.0-SUNRISE, whole genome shotgun sequence genomic region harbors:
- the LOC110894199 gene encoding mediator of RNA polymerase II transcription subunit 9, with the protein MDQFGGGSWNMIPTMATHSNPTTPSNQDHLYLQQQQQFQQQQHQFHHQQQFQLQHQQQQQQQRYQISQQQQQQQQQQQQQPSQSLASHFHLQNLVENLADAIENGTRDQHFDTLVTELSSNFEKCQQLLNTISGSIATKAATVEGQKQKVEEAEQMLSQRRELIAKYRNSVEEITKSDL; encoded by the exons ATGGATCAATTTGGGGGTGGAAGCTGGAACATGATCCCAACAATGGCGACCCACAGCAACCCCACAACACCCTCCAATCAAGACCACTTATATCTCCAACAACAGCAACaatttcaacaacaacaacaccagTTTCACCACCAACAACAATTTCAACTCcaacatcaacaacaacaacaacaacagcgcTACCAGATctctcaacaacaacagcagcagcagcaacaacaacaacagcaacctTCACAATCACTCGCTTCACACTTTCACCTCCAAAAC CTGGTGGAGAATTTAGCTGATGCGATTGAGAATGGAACCCGAGATCAACATTTTGATACACTG GTTACTGAATTGAGCAGCAACTTTGAGAAATGCCAGCAGCTCTTGAACACTATATCGGGGTCTATCGCCACCAAAGCTGCG ACCGTGGAGGGACAAAAACAGAAAGTTGAAGAAGCTGAACAAATGCTTAGTCAAAGAAG GGAACTGATCGCGAAGTACAGAAATTCTGTGGAAGAGATTACAAAGTCTGATCTTTAA
- the LOC110896416 gene encoding LOB domain-containing protein 22 codes for MTNKLIHQHKNHHHHLLPPPPPRSTSTIQACAACRYQRRKCAPDCLLAPYFPHDRQRQFQNAHKLFGVSNITKIIRNLDRPQKDEAMRTIIYQSDVRSIDPVGGCYRIIRELQRQIEMSCAELDFVLQQLTLCRTLSVQNNNNNNNSHTLNNNQFSHDLIVIDEIDYDIHLVNNPDDPQMYDDGLNNNNNKHNHDLDLHKDNSAWDDNSNSNSNNNNSHVVLPVQENSNSSPPLIQPLHASVCDDFKSLLINDVDHEPSEKSLFDEESQKDLVKVENVCYNEEEEYEIVTDHKGIIHVEGEYGS; via the exons ATGACCAATAAACTCATCCAccaacacaaaaaccaccaccaccacctcctcccaccaccaccaccccgcTCCACCTCCACCATCCAAGCCTGCGCCGCCTGCCGCTACCAACGCCGAAAATGCGCCCCAGACTGCCTCCTCGCCCCCTACTTCCCCCACGACCGCCAACGCCAGTTCCAAAACGCCCATAAACTCTTCGGCGTAAGCAACATTACCAAAATCATTCGTAACCTAGACCGCCCACAAAAGGATGAAGCCATGCGAACCATCATATACCAATCTGATGTCCGGTCCATTGACCCCGTGGGAGGATGTTACCGCATTATTCGCGAGCTCCAACGACAGATAGAAATGTCGTGTGCTGAGTTAGATTTTGTCCTCCAACAGCTCACATTGTGTCGAACACTTTCTgtccaaaacaacaacaacaataataatagtcATACCCTGAATAACAACCAGTTTAGCCATGATCTGATTGTTATTGATGAGATTGATTACGATATCCATCTTGTTAATAATCCGGATGATCCGCAAATGTATGATGATggtttgaataataataataataagcatAACCATGATCTTGATCTGCATAAAGATAATTCTGCATGGGACGATAATAGTAATAgtaacagtaataataataatagtcatGTGGTGTTGCCAGTGCAAGAAAACTCAAACTCATCGCCGCCGTTGATTCAACCGTTGCATGCTTCTGTTTGTGATGATTTCAAATCGCTTCTCATCAATGATGTGGATCATGAGCCCAG TGAAAAGAGTTTATTTGATGAAGAAAGCCAGAAAGATTTAGTTAAAGTGGAAAATGTGTGTTACAATGAAGAAGAAGAATATGAGATTGTTACGGATCATAAAGGCATTATTCATGTTGAAGGAGAATATGGTTCTTGA